The Podospora pseudocomata strain CBS 415.72m chromosome 3, whole genome shotgun sequence genome window below encodes:
- a CDS encoding hypothetical protein (EggNog:ENOG503NXGG; COG:C), with translation MEVTSALAASQAFTKSPLSFQQQKPTEDGIPRSFYDLEKPLITNLDDIDSQSSTSQSSSEQDQDQQSSSSQSSPPTEDQPPLSDFEKALLHPQPTSAPYPLPPAPTPISVLPLDLKTPDSFVPRDPALIRLTGVHPFNVEAPLTPLYDQGFLTTLNLHYVRNHGPVPQVHDADALSWSFTIEGLCSSPITLTLADLISSRFEDEVVSYPVTLVCAGNRRKEQNQVRKSKGFSWGAAGLSTSLWTGLPLGHLLSLAGVNTRKGKFVHFEGADALPNGCYGTSVKLSHAMDPERGMMISWLMNGLPLHPDHGKPLRVIIPGMIGGRSVKWLKKMIISDKPSENWYHIYDNRVLPTTISPEESGNGTEEMVQIWKDERYAIYDLNTNSAVVYPQHEETVQIQDGATYELKGYAYAGGGKRVTRMEISLDQGKTWLLGNISYPEDLYRTETESRIYGGRLDLSQNGRDASFCWCFWSLALPVGTLAGASDIVVRAMDEAMMVQPRDMYWSVLGMMNNPWFRVVIHHDTTSNTLRFEHPTQPALQPGGWMERVKRSGGDLTNGFWGERQAGGETLTNPITSPPEKEISLTNPAISREVSLEELRSHDSEASPWFVLNGEVYDGTAFLEGHPGGAASIINAAAQDISDEFLAIHSENAKAMMPRYHIGTLPPPPSPSSPSPPHPPCPPPPAPLSPNTKIFTFTLQHATQTLGLPVGQHLLVRLSSPETIIRAYTPISPGSLPTGTLSLLIKIYPPSPDSPSSGGKMTLALDALPLRSPVEFKGPVGKFLYLSPGLCSVNSKQRNVTKLVMICAGSGITPIFQVLRAILSSPPSLDPTKCLVLDGNRVEEDILCRDELDAMARGNKERMELVYSLSRPQASWQGRKGRMDRPFFESAVGKPDPEGKTLVLVCGPEGLERAIRETFIGRGGLGWDEGDVVFF, from the exons ATGGAAGTGACTTCAGCTCTTGCTGCCTCTCAGGCGTTCACCAAGTCCCCTCTCAGcttccaacaacaaaagcCCACTGAAGATGGTATCCCACGAAGCTTCTATGACCTCGAGAAGCCATTGATTACCAATCTCGACGATATCGACTCCCAATCTAGCACATCACAGTCTTCCTCAGAGCAAGACCAGGATCAAcaatcctcatcatcacagtcatcaccaccgacggAAGACCAGCCGCCTCTTTCGGACTTTGAGAAagcccttcttcacccacAGCCAACTTCGGCACCATATCCATTGCCGCCAGCTCCCACTCCGATCTCAGTGCTGCCTCTTGATCTCAAGACACCAGACAGCTTTGTCCCAAGAGACCCTGCCCTTATCAGGCTGACAGGCGTCCACCCCTTCAACGTCGAGGCCCCTCTCACGCCTTTATACGACCAGGGGTTCCTCACTACACTCAATCTTCACTATGTTCGCAACCACGGACCAGTTCCTCAGGTTCACGATGCCGACGCTCTATCATGGTCTTTCACCATCGAAGGCCTCTGCTCTTCACCAATCACCCTGACTTTGGCAGATCTCATCTCCTCCCGTTTCGAAGATGAAGTCGTCTCCTACCCAGTAACACTAGTCTGCGCTGGTAACCGCCGCAAAGAACAGAACCAGGTCCGCAAATCCAAAGGCTTCTCGTGGGGCGCCGCCGGCCTTTCAACATCTCTCTGGACCGGTCTACCACTCGGTCACCTCCTTTCCCTTGCCGGCGTCAACACTCGCAAGGGGAAATTTGTGCACTTTGAGGGCGCTGATGCCCTCCCCAATGGCTGCTACGGGACGTCGGTGAAGCTAAGCCATGCCATGGACCCAGAAAGAGGCATGATGATCTCCTGGCTGATGAACggtctccctctccaccccgaCCACGGCAAGCCCCTTCGAGTGATCATCCCGGGTATGATTGGCGGGAGAAGCGTGAAATGGCTCAAGAAGATGATCATCAGCGACAAACCCTCGGAGAACTGGTATCACATCTACGACAACCGCGTCCTGCCCACCACAATCAGCCCCGAAGAAAGCGGCAACGGGACAGAAGAGATGGTCCAAATCTGGAAAGACGAGCGGTACGCCATCTACGACCTAAACACCAACTCGGCCGTCGTGTACCCCCAACACGAAGAAACCGTCCAAATCCAAGACGGAGCCACCTACGAGCTCAAAGGCTACGCCtacgccggcggcggcaaaaGAGTCACCCGCATGGAGATTTCCCTGGATCAAGGCAAGACCTGGCTTTTGGGCAACATCTCCTACCCCGAAGACCTCTACCGCACCGAGACAGAAAGCCGCATCTACGGCGGCCGTCTCGACCTCTCCCAAAACGGGCGTGACGCCTCCTTCTGCTGGTGTTTCTGGTCTCTCGCTCTCCCTGTCGGCACCCTCGCCGGGGCGTCTGACATTGTCGTCCGCGCCATGGACGAGGCGATGATGGTCCAGCCTAGGGACATGTACTGGTCGGTCCTGGGGATGATGAACAACCCCTGGTTCCGCGTCGTCATCCACCACGACAcgacctccaacaccctccgGTTTgaacacccaacccaacccgcCCTCCAACCCGGAGGCTGGATGGAACGGGTGAAAAGGTCAGGCGGCGACCTCACAAACGGCTTTTGGGGCGAGCGTCAAGCGGGCGGCgaaaccctcaccaaccctataacctccccaccagagAAGGAAATCTCCCTGACAaaccccgccatctcccGCGAGGTTTCTCTAGAAGAGCTTCGCTCTCACGACAGCGAAGCCTCCCCTTGGTTTGTTCTGAACGGGGAAGTCTACGATGGCACCGCCTTTCTCGAAGGCCACCCCGGCGGCGCCGCCTCCATAATCAACGCCGCAGCTCAGGATATATCAGATGAATTCCTCGCCATCC ACAGCGAAAACGCCAAAGCAATGATGCCCCGATACCACAtcggcaccctcccccctcctccctccccctcctctccctccccaccccatcctccttgcCCGCCACCCCCCGCCCCTC tatcccccaacaccaaaatcttcaccttcaccctccaacacgcaacccaaaccctcggcctccccgttggccaacacctcctcgtccgcctTTCCTCCCCAGAAACAATAATAAGAGCCtacacccccatctcccccggCTCACTTCCCACCGgaaccctctccctcctcataaAAATctaccccccctcccccgattCCCCCTCTAGCGGAGGGAAAATGACGCTCGCCCTcgacgccctccccctccgctcCCCGGTGGAATTCAAAGGCCCGGTCGGCAAGTTTCTCTACTTATCCCCCGGGCTATGTTCTGTAAACTCCAAGCAGCGAAACGTCACCAAGCTGGTCATGATCTGCGCGGGGAGCGGCatcacccccatcttccagGTCCTCCGCgcaatcctctcctcccccccctccctcgaccCAACAAAATGTCTTGTCCTCGACGGTAACAGGGTAGAAGAAGATATCTTGTGCAGAGACGAACTCGACGCCATGGCAAGGGGCAATAAGGAGAGGATGGAATTGGTATACAGCCTCAGCCGCCCCCAGGCCTCCTGGCAAGGCAGAAAAGGGAGGATGGACCGCCCGTTCTTCGAATCCGCCGTCGGAAAGCCAGATCCAGAAGGGAAAACTCTGGTGTTGGTTTGCGGGCCTGAGGGGTTGGAAAGGGCGATAAGAGAAACATTCATCGGAAGGGGCGGGTTGGGCTGGGACGAGGGGGATGTCGTCTTCTTTTGA
- the NOG1 gene encoding Nucleolar GTP-binding protein 1 (BUSCO:EOG092619NK; EggNog:ENOG503NUDD; COG:S): MTWKDIAPVPTAQEFIDIILSRTQRRLPTQISRIRAFYTRKVKFTQETCSEKFGAIVSSFPILTDQHPFHRDLMNILYDADHFKVALGQVSTAKHLIETISRDYVRLLKYSQSLYQCKQLKRAALGRMATLIKRLKDPLAYLDQVRQHLARLPDINPTTRTLLVAGFPNVGKSSFVSSVTRADTPVEPYAFTTKSLFVGHLDYKYLRYQVIDTPGILDHPLEEMNTIEMQSVTALAHLRAAICFFIDISEQCGYSLKAQINLFKSIKPLFANKMVFVVLNKMDVKKFEELEPEMQAELNDLVKSGDVELLRASCATQEGVQDVKNHVCERLLAERVSQKLKAGTGSSGNMGSRLTEVMARIHVAQPMGGVTRETFVPEAIKNMKKYDKNDPERRRLARDEEFENGGAGVFNVDLKRDYLLANPEWKYDKIPEIYDGKNVYDYVDPDIDAKLAALEEEEERLEKEGFYKSDSDVGDESEEEILQKAELIREKHKLIRNEAKMRKSLKNRAMIPRKSLKKSFSQLEDHLDQLGVDTQEIDLRGRAAVRETRGRSVGARSRTGTVDPDAMDVDNAPSARDRLRSQSRPRDRSVMATNRREDGVTDELVRTKVERQAKLAQRKMNRMARQGEADRHIGATMPKHLFSGKRTIGKTSSR, from the exons ATGACGTGGAAGGATATTGCGCCCGTGCCTAC GGCGCAGGAGTTTATTGATATCATCCTCTC GCGGACACAGAGGAGATTGCCCACTCAGA TCAGCAGAATTCGCGCCTTCTATACCCGCAAGGTCAA GTTCACACAGGAAACATGCAGCGAAAAGTTCGGCGCCATTGTTTCCAGCTTTCCCATCCTCACGGATCAGCATCCCTTCCACCGCGACTTGATGAATATTCTCTATG ATGCCGACCATTTCAAGGTGGCCCTCGGCCAGGTCTCGACAGCCAAGCACTTGATCGAGACCATCTCTCGCGACTACGTCCGTCTCCTCAAGTACTCTCAGAGTTTGTACCAGTGCAAGCAGCTCAAGAGGGCCGCTCTCGGTCGTATGGCCACTCTCATCAAGAGGCTAAAAGACCCTCTCGCCTATCTCGACCAGGTCAGACAGCATTTGGCCAGATTGCCCGacatcaaccccaccacccgtACTCTCCTCGTTGCCGGCTTCCCCAACGTCGGCAAGAGTTCGTTCGTCAGCTCCGTCACCAGGGCCGATACCCCCGTTGAGCCCTATGCTTTCACAACCAAGAGCTTGTTCGTCGGTCATCTTGACTACAAGTACCTCCGCTATCAAGTAATCGACACCCCCGGTATTCTCGACCACCCCCTCGAGGAAATGAACACCATCGAAATGCAGTCCGTTACCGCCCTTGCCCATCTCAGAGCCGCCATTtgcttcttcatcgacatCAGCGAGCAGTGCGGTTACTCATTGAAGGCGCAAATCAACCTCTTCAAGTCGATCAAGCCCCTTTTCGCCAACAAGATGGTCTTTGTCGTCTTGAACAAGATGGATGTGAAGAAATTTGAGGAATTGGAGCCAGAGATGCAGGCCGAGCTCAACGACCTCGTCAAGTCTGGCGATGTCGAGCTTCTCCGTGCTTCGTGCGCCACCCAGGAGGGTGTTCAGGACGTCAAGAACCACGTTTGCGAGCGTCTCCTCGCTGAGCGTGTCTCTCAAAAGTTGAAGGCTGGcactggcagcagcggcaacatGGGCTCTCGCCTCACCGAGGTAATGGCCCGTATTCACGTTGCCCAGCCTATGGGTGGTGTTACTCGCGAGACTTTTGTCCCAGAAGCCATCAAGAACATGAAGAAGTACGACAAGAACGACCCcgaaagaagaaggttggCTCGCGACGAGGAGTTCGAGaatggtggtgccggtgtgTTCAACGTCGATCTCAAGAGGGATTatctcctcgccaacccagAATGGAAGTACGACAAGATCCCCGAGATTTACGATGGCAAAAATGTCTACGACTATGTCGACCCAGATATCGACGCCAAGCTTGCCgcgctcgaggaggaggaggagcgtctcgagaaggagggcTTCTACAAGTCCGACTCGGATGTTGGCGATGagtctgaggaggagattcTCCAGAAGGCCGAGTTGATCCGTGAGAAGCACAAGCTCATCCGCAACGAGGCCAAGATGCGCAAGTCTCTCAAGAACCGCGCCATGATCCCTCGCAAGTCGCTCAAGAAGTCGTTCTCTCAGCTCGAGGACCACCTTGACCAATTGGGTGTTGATACCCAGGAGATTGACCTCCGTGGTCGCGCGGCCGTTCGTGAGACCCGGGGCAGATCAGTTGGTGCCCGCTCCAGAACCGGCACTGTTGACCCAGATGCCATGGATGTTGACAATGCTCCTTCGGCGAGAGACAGACTCCGCAGCCAGAGCAGACCCCGTGACAGGTCCGTCATGGCGACGAACCGTCGCGAGGATGGTGTCACAGACGAGCTTGTGCGGACAAAGGTGGAGAGGCAGGCCAAGCTTGCTCAGCGCAAGATGAACCGCATGGCGAGACAGGGTGAGGCTGATAGGCATATTGGTGCTACCATGCCCAAGCATCtg TTTTCTGGCAAGCGCACAATCGGCAAGACCAGCAGTCGTTAA
- the URA5 gene encoding orotate phosphoribosyltransferase (COG:F; BUSCO:EOG09264O9F; EggNog:ENOG503NY1H) translates to MSELPQYKKDFLKSAIDGNILKFGSFLLKSGRTSPYFFNAGDFYRADLLNSISTAYALTIDSLPIQYDIIFGPAYKGIPLATAATIKLGQINPDKYASVEYSFDRKEAKDHGEGGNIVGAPLKGKRVLIVDDVITAGTAKREAIAKIEKEGGIVAGIVVALDRMEKLPAKDGDDSKPGPSALGELKKEYNLPIYAILTLDDIIEGIKGLVGEEDIKRTEEYREKYKATD, encoded by the coding sequence ATGTCCGAGCTCCCCCAATACAAGAAAGACTTCCTCAAATCCGCCATCGACGGCAACATCCTCAAATTCggctccttcctcctcaaatcAGGCCGCACCTCCCCCTACTTCTTCAACGCCGGCGACTTCTACCGCGCCGACCTCCTGaactccatctccaccgcctaCGCCCTCACAAtcgactccctccccatccagtACGACATCATCTTCGGCCCCGCCTACAAGGGCATCCccctcgccaccgccgccaccatcaagctcGGCCAGATCAACCCCGACAAGTACGCCTCGGTCGAGTACTCGTTCGACCgcaaggaggccaaggaccACGGCGAGGGCGGCAACATCGTCGGCGCCCCCTTGAAGGGAAAGAGAGTCCTCATCGTGGACGATGTCATCACCGCTGGCACCGCCAAGAGGGaggccatcgccaagattgagaaggagggcggCATCGTAGCTGGCATCGTTGTTGCGTTGGACAGGATGGAGAAGCTTCCGGCcaaggatggggatgattCCAAGCCTGGGCCGTCTGCGCTGGgcgagttgaagaaggagtaCAACCTGCCGATTTATGCTATTCTGACATTGGATGATATTATTGAGGGGATCAAGGgcttggttggagaggaggatatcaagCGGACTGAGGAGTATAGGGAGAAGTACAAGGCTACTGACTAA
- a CDS encoding hypothetical protein (COG:K; EggNog:ENOG503P26K), protein MVSQIEQQPAREDVNPPTTASPGPVDGDQAIDESSDADGDFAQLQKTLSQKRRAEKDSPESRLQKALPFPFLPNIRPLTVSDAPSCVQLENAAFPNPDHRASPEKFEYRLTTCPELSLGVFCTVIPSQLPSSCKLPTLSTARPVETDRADGAVSVLLAHIVSTRGTGKVVSDADMDYPKDWRTRQGKSAEVGHQETGGLVALHSLAVLPGLQGCGIGKMIMKAYLQQVKGMGLGEGVGLICQDYLVGYYERFGYKNLGPSKAQFGGGGWNDMVFDLSGKPE, encoded by the exons ATGGTCTCCCAAATTGAACAACAGCCGGCGAGGGAGGACGTCAACCCTCCAACCACAGCCAGCCCAGGCCCCGTCGATGGAGACCAAGCCATTGACGAGTCCTCCGATGCCGACGGGGACTTTGCCCAACTGCAAAAGACACTCAGTCAGAAGCGACGAGCAGAGAAAGACTCTCCCGAGTCGAGGCTTCAGAAGGCACTTCCGTTCCCCTTTCTCCCAAACATCAGACCCCTGACCGTCTCTGACGCACCGTCATGCGTGCAATTGGAGAACGCCGCCTTCCCCAACCCTGACCATAGGGCGTCCCCTGAGAAG TTCGAATACCGCCTCACCACCTGCCCCGAACTCTCCCTCGGCGTCTTCTGTACCGTCATCCCCTCCCagcttccctcctcctgcaaGCTCCCCACCCTTTCCACCGCCCGCCCGGTGGAAACCGACCGGGCTGATGGCGCCGTGTCGGTGCTACTGGCGCATATCGTCTCCACTCGTGGGACTGGCAAAGTCGTCAGTGACGCTGATATGGACTACCCCAAAGACTGGCGGACACGACAAGGGAAGTCTGCCGAGGTGGGCCATCAGGAGACGGGGGGGCTGGTGGCGCTGCATTCACTTGCTGTTTTGCCTGGACTTCAGGGATGCGGGATAGGCAAGATGATCATGAAGGCGTATTTGCAGCAGGTGAAGGGTatggggctgggggagggggtgggattgATTTGCCAGGATTATCTGGTGGGATATTATGAGAGGTTTGGGTACAAGAACCTGGGGCCAAGCAAGGCGcagtttgggggtggggggtggaatGATATG GTGTTTGATCTTTCTGGGAAACCAGAGTAG
- the DDI1 gene encoding DNA damage-inducible protein 1 (EggNog:ENOG503NWPK; MEROPS:MER0030081; COG:L): MRITLTITNAETQADDQDLLSLDVYPEMTIETLRSSIQVETGHPSTSQHLYHNGKLINDNSKTLAELNVDDGDMMALHVRDIRGSTGIPTGQGEAGPSRQQAQAPSGAQDPETVRLQILGNPALRREVENSSPQWAGALDDPVRFAQIFNSQYDVERRERAERHRMIARLNEDPFDVEAQRKIEEMIRQERVMENLQNAIEHNPEVFGYVHMLYLDVEVNGHKVKALVDSGAQATIMSPSCAEACGIMRLVDKRFAGIAKGVGTANILGRVHSAQIKIGPLFLPCSFTVMEGKTVELLLGLDMLKRYQACIDLAKNALVIQGEVVPFLGEADIPRDVEEQVQKEPTAPGPAGTTIGQRTGAVTAPGAPAPGSPVPQAEAPPAAPAAAPVQPSRPQPQQQQPPPQQQQQQQQTSRFPREHIEQLKALGASEQQAIQALEATGGNVEYAASLIFEA, from the exons AT GCGCATCACGCTCACAATCACAAACGCCGAAACCCAGGCGGACGACCAGGACCTCCTGTCTCTGGACGTCTACCCGGAGATGACCATCGAGACCCTCCGAAGCTCGATCCAAGTCGAAACCggccacccctccacctcccaacACCTGTACCATAatggcaagctcatcaaCGACAATTCCAAGACACTGGCCGAATTGAACGTCGACGATGGCGACATGATGGCCCTCCACGTTCGCGACATTCGTGGTAGCACCGGAATCCCAACAGGACAGGGGGAAGCAGGACCGTCTCGTCAGCAAGCGCAGGCGCCTTCAGGAGCACAAGACCCCGAGACCGTCCGTCTTCAGATTCTTGGCAACCCAGCTCTTCGGCGAGAGGTGGAGAACTCATCACCACAGTGGGCTGGTGCGCTGGACGATCCGGTCAGGTTCGCCCAAATCTTCAACAGCCAGTATGATGTTGAGAGGCGGGAGCGGGCTGAGCGTCACCGGATGATTGCGAGGCTGAATGAGGATCCGTTTGATGTGGAAGCTCAAAGGAAGATCGAAGAGATGATCCGGCAAGAGCGTGTCATGGAGAACCTTCAAAATGCCATTGAGCATAACCCCGAGG TTTTCGGTTATGTGCATATGCTGTACCTCGACGTCGAGGTCAACGGGCACAAGGTCAAGGCTCTTGTTGACTCTGGCGCTCAGGCCACTATCATGAGCCCGAGTTGTGCTGAAGCCTGCGGTATCATGAGGCTGGTTGACAAGCGGTTTGCTGGTATCGCTAAGGGTGTCGGGACAGCCAACATTCTCGGCCGTGTCCACTCGGCCCAAATAAAGATTGGCCCTCTCTTTCTTCCCTGCAGCTTCACAGTCATGGAGGGTAAGACGGTGGAGCTCCTGCTCGGCTTGGACATGTTGAAGCGTTATCAGGCTTGCATCGACCTGGCCAAGAACGCGCTGGTCATTCagggggaggttgtgccTTTCTTGGGAGAGGCTGACATCCCGAGGGATGTCGAGGAGCAAGTACAAAAAGAGCCAACTGCTCCCGGTCCCGCCGGTACTACGATCGGCCAACGGACCGGAGCTGTCACTGCCCCAGGTGCTCCGGCTCCTGGTTCACCAGTCCCTCAGGCTGAGGCACCACCTGCTGCTCCCGCCGCAGCGCCCGTTCAACCCTCGCGGCctcagccacagcagcaacagccaccaccacaacaacaacagcagcagcagcaaacttCGCGATTCCCCCGGGAGCATAtcgagcagctcaaggcTCTGGGGGCCTCGGAGCAGCAGGCTATTCAGGCCTTGGAGGCTACTGGTGGTAATGTTGAGTATGCTGCCAGTTTGATTTTCGAGGCTTAA
- the RRP8 gene encoding 25S rRNA (adenine645-N1)-methyltransferase (COG:A; EggNog:ENOG503NYW7; BUSCO:EOG09263YBT): MFPVKGLSISAEKLKIETENGAVPVNAAPAPASKPARKRKRPNQQNVTADNFADLWDQVIEHKEAPKPATKPRSKQEAKRQKTDHQPAPKHTAQAEEKSEDNTPKKAKKQKQKKKSVAPSENAEDDFNGFDDEEDKTPKPTPAAAQDTATGKKNKKDKKQQPPKVDNDAQTRVTAPPPKPAASTPAPGPKLTPLQASMREKLISARFRHLNETLYTRPSKESFSLFSTSPEMFSEYHEGFRRQVEVWPENPVDIYISDIKTRAPLRQPPKSHPALPTAIPLPRDFSTKICTIADLGCGDAKLAATLQPLLKKSKLQIHSFDLQTGGNPLVTKADIANLPLEPGTVDVVVFCLALMGTNWTDFIEEAYRILRWKGELWVAEIKSRFSSPGGSGTTQPAKVVSHSVGNRRKNNKPNAKQLAEEEAADLAELAEHVDGDVPPVQKSSSTDISAFVAALQGRGFLLNRDMGEHAVDMSNKMFVRMSFVKAAPALVGKCSDPKALEREARFKEQREVEKKLGPNASRLGKDRGFGALGGFKDRKKEKETRAEVVENRKKFVGTGREQREEEERKRREMAILKPCVYKLR; this comes from the coding sequence ATGTTTCCCGTCAAAGGCCTGAGTATCTCGGCCGAGAAACTCAAAATCGAGACCGAGAACGGTGCCGTTCCGGTGAATGCCGCTCCCGCCCCGGCCTCGAAACCTGCAAGGAAGCGCAAAAGACCAAACCAGCAGAATGTGACGGCCGACAACTTTGCTGATCTCTGGGACCAAGTCATCGAGCACAAGGAGGCTCCCAAGCCAGCGACCAAGCCGCGGAGCAAGCAGGAGGCAAAGCGCCAGAAGACAGACCATCAGCCCGCCCCCAAGCATACCGCCCAAGCTGAAGAGAAGAGCGAGGACAACACccccaagaaggccaagaagcagaagcaaaagaagaagtcTGTAGCCCCATCTGAGAACGCCGAGGATGACTTCAATGGcttcgacgacgaggaagacaagACCCCGAAGCCcacacccgccgccgcccaagacaccgccaccggcaagaagaacaagaaagacaagaagcaacaaccccccaaggTCGACAACGATGCCCAAACCAGAGtcacagcaccaccaccaaaaccagcTGCCTCAACCCCCGCCCCAGGCCCCAAACTCACTCCCCTCCAAGCCTCCATGCGCGAAAAGCTCATCTCGGCCCGCTTCCGCCACCTAAACGAAACCCTCTACACCCGCCCCTCCAAAGAatccttttccctcttttccaCTTCCCCCGAAATGTTTTCCGAATACCACGAAGGCTTCCGCCGCCAAGTCGAAGTCTGGCCCGAAAACCCAGTCGACATTTACATCTCCGACATCAAGACCCgcgcccccctccgccaaccacccaaatcccaccccgccctcccaaccgccatccccctcccgaGGGACTTTTCCACCAAAATCTGCACCATCGCCGACCTAGGCTGCGGCGACGCGAAGCTAGCCGCCACCCTCCAACCGCTCCTCAAAAAGTCGAAGCTCCAGATCCACAGCTTTGACCTCCAAACGGGGGGCAACCCCCTGGTCACCAAAGCCGACATTGCCAACCTCCCGCTTGAGCCCGGGACGGTGGACGTGGTGGTTTTTTGCCTCGCGCTGATGGGGACGAACTGGACTGATTTCATCGAGGAGGCGTATCGGATTCTTCGTTGGAAGGGGGAGCTCTGGGTGGCGGAGATTAAATCCAGGTTTTCCAGCCCTGGCGGGTCAGGGACGACGCAGCCGGCAAAGGTTGTGTCACACTCCGTGGGCAACAGGAGGAAGAATAACAAGCCGAATGCTAAGCAGCttgctgaagaggaggctgctgaTTTGGCCGAGTTGGCGGAGCATGTCGATGGGGATGTGCCCCCCGTTCAGAAATCGAGCAGCACGGATATTTCGGCTTTTGTGGCTGCGCtgcaggggagggggtttttgcTGAATAGGGATATGGGGGAACATGCGGTTGATATGAGCAATAAGATGTTTGTTAGGATGAGCTTTGTCAAGGCTGCGCCTGCGCTGGTGGGGAAGTGCTCTGACCCCAAGGCGCTGGAACGGGAGGCGCGGTTCaaggagcagagggaggtggagaagaagctggggcCGAATGCGAGTCGGTTGGGGAAGGATAGGGGGTTTGGGGCGTTGGGTGGGTTCAAGGataggaagaaggagaaggagacgagggcggaggtggtggagaataGGAAGAAGTTTgtggggacggggagggagcagagggaggaggaggagaggaagaggagggagatggcgatTTTGAAGCCTTGTGTTTACAAGTTGAGGTAG